A region of Epinephelus fuscoguttatus linkage group LG1, E.fuscoguttatus.final_Chr_v1 DNA encodes the following proteins:
- the arl8ba gene encoding ADP-ribosylation factor-like protein 8B-A, with protein MLALINRLLDWFKSLFWKEEMELTLVGLQYSGKTTFVNVIASGHFSEDMIPTVGFNMRKVTKGNVTIKIWDIGGQPRFRSMWERYCRGVNAIVYMVDAADREKVEASRNELHNLLDKPQLQGIPVLVLGNKRDLPTALDEKQLIEKMNLAAIQDREICCYSISCKEKDNIDITLQWLIQHSKSRRS; from the exons ATGCTGGCACTAATAAACCGGCTGCTGGACTGGTTCAAGTCTCTGTTTTGGAAGGAGGAGATGGAGCTGACGCTGGTCGGCCTCCAGTACTCGGGGAAAACTACATTTGTAAACGTGATCGCT TCTGGGCATTTCAGTGAAGACATGATCCCTACAGTCGGGTTCAATATGAGGAAGGTCACCAAAGGAAACGTCACCATCAAG ATCTGGGATATAGGGGGGCAGCCGAGGTTCAGGAGCATGTGGGAGCGGTACTGTCGGGGAGTAAATGCAATCGT GTACATGGTTGACGCAGCAGATCGAGAAAAGGTGGAGGCTTCTAGAAACGAGCTTCATAATTTATTAGACAAACCTCAGTTGCAAGGAATTCCT GTTTTGGTACTCGGTAACAAAAGGGATCTCCCCACTGCTCTAGATGAAAAACAGCTCATTGAGAAAAT GAATTTGGCAGCTATTCAGGACAGAGAGATATGCTGCTACTCTATTTCCTGCAAAGAGAAAGACAACATTG ACATCACACTTCAGTGGCTCATCCAGCACTCAAagtccaggaggagctga
- the edem1 gene encoding ER degradation-enhancing alpha-mannosidase-like protein 1, which yields MQWRSIVVGLVVLRLSLSCVLWLAFGLGPNVSCGFNFPLSFSLHKLDLLFRDEKGTDPRANSWSQRIHGHRHEEVATTCAKVGEGSHRRSYLSFFDGNKDEYVRRYSSFPDTLKAKMKDMAKEMFYFGYDNYMKHAFPEDELNPIDCEGRGPDVQNPSNININDVLGNYSLTLIDTLDTLLVLGNVTEFQRAVKLVIDTVSFDKDSTVQVFEANIRILGSLISSHILLTDPKHPFGKVSFDGYDNELLHLAHDLAVRLLPAFENTSTGIPYPRVNLKTGVPADSINETCTAGAGSLLVEFGILSRLIGDSTFEWVARRAVRALWNLRSNETGLLGNVVNIQTGQWVGKQSGLGAGMDSFYEYLLKSYILFGEKEDYRMFQAAYESIQNHMRRGRESCNEGEGDPPLYVNVNMFSGEIMNTWIDSLQAFFPGLQVLNGDVDNAICLHAFYYAIWKRFGALPERYNWQLQAPDVLFYPLRPELVESTYLLYQATKNPFYLHVGMDILQSLEKNAKVRCGYATLHHVVDKSKEDRMESFFLSETCKYLYLLFDEDNPLHKSDNKYIFTTEGHVVPIDERFREKQWNDLSPCEEGVLAAREPNNRPPPSNDSNCDRIPEERRYTLPLKSVYMRQIDHMVGLF from the exons ATGCAATGGAGGTCAATAGTAGTTGGTCTGGTCGTATTGAGACTGTCCCTCAGCTGTGTGCTGTGGCTAGCTTTCGGACTGGGACCTAACGTTAGCTGCGGGTTCAACTTCCCACTCAGTTTCAGTTTGCACAAATTAGACTTGTTATTCAGGGACGAAAAAGGGACCGACCCGAGGGCTAACTCGTGGTCTCAGCGAATACACGGCCACAGACATGAGGAGGTGGCGACCACCTGTGCGAAGGTGGGAGAGGGGTCCCACAGGAGATCCTACCTGAGCTTCTTCGATGGCAACAAGGACGAGTACGTGCGGAGATACAGCTCCTTCCCAGATACCCTGAAAGCCAAAATGAAGGACATGGCGaaggaaatgttttatttcgGGTATGACAATTACATGAAACATGCCTTTCCCGAGGACGAGCTGAATCCCATTGACTGTGAGGGGAGGGGACCAGACGTGCAAAACCC GTCGAACATCAACATAAATGACGTTTTGGGGAACTACTCCCTTACACTGATTGACACCTTAGACACCCTACTG GTGCTCGGCAATGTGACAGAGTTCCAGAGAGCTGTCAAGCTGGTTATAGATACTGTATCTTTTGACAAGGACTCCACTGTGCAAGTTTTCGAGGCAAACATCAG GATCCTGGGAAGCCTTATCTCATCTCACATCCTGCTGACAGACCCAAAACATCCATTCGGCAAGGTCAGCTTTGACGGTTACGATAATGAGCTGCTTCACTTGGCTCATGACTTGGCTGTCCGCTTACTGCCGGCCTTTGAGAACACCAGCACAGGCATTCCTTACCCCAGG GTGAACCTAAAGACTGGAGTTCCTGCTGATAGCATCAATGAGACGTGTACCGCAGGAGCCGGGTCCCTGCTGGTGGAGTTTGGGATTTTGAGCCGCTTGATTGGAGATTCCACATTTGAGTGGGTGGCCAGACGAGCTGTCAGAGCTCTGTGGAACTTGAGGAGCAACGAAACCGGTCTGTTAG GGAATGTAGTAAACATCCAAACAGGCCAGTGGGTGGGCAAGCAGAGTGGTCTTGGAGCCGGTATGGACTCCTTCTATGAGTATTTGCTGAAATCGTACATCCTTTTTGGTGAGAAGGAGGACTACAGGATGTTCCAAGCTGCTTACGAGAGCATTCAGAACCACATGAGGAGAGG gagAGAGTCGTGTAATGAAGGGGAGGGTGACCCGCCTCTCTATGTTAATGTGAACATGTTCAGCGGTGAGATAATGAACACCTGGATTgactccctccaggccttcttCCCTGGGCTGCAG GTGCTGAATGGGGATGTAGATAATGCAATTTGCCTGCACGCCTTCTACTATGCCATCTGGAAGCGCTTTGGGGCTCTGCCAGAGAGATACAACTGGCAGCTCCAGGCTCCTGATGTGCTCTTCTACCCCTTAAGGCCAGAGCTGGTGGAGTCAACCTATCTGCTGTACCAG GCGACCAAAAATCCTTTCTATTTGCATGTTGGAATGGATATTCTTCAGAGCCTTGagaaaaatgccaaagtcag ATGTGGGTACGCCACTCTCCACCATGTCGTGGACAAATCCAAAGAGGATCGCATGGAGAGCTTCTTCCTCAGTGAGACATGCAAATATCTTTACCTG CTGTTTGATGAGGACAACCCACTTCACAAATCCGATAACAAGTACATCTTCACGACAGAGGGCCACGTTGTGCCTATAGATGAGCGTTTCAGGGAGAAACAGTGGAATGACTTGTCTCCTTGTGAAGAGGGAGTGCTGGCAGCACGAGAGCCAAACAACAGGCCACCACCGAGCAACGACAGCAAC tgtgacaggaTTCCTGAGGAGCGACGGTACACTCTGCCATTAAAGAGCGTCTACATGAGGCAGATCGATCACATGGTGGGACTTTTCTGA